One genomic region from Verrucomicrobiota bacterium encodes:
- a CDS encoding PaaI family thioesterase: MQPLPYTRSCFVCGESNPIGLRLKFETDGRIVRTCFVPKPEHVGFKQTIHGGLLATLLDEIMAWACIAQTKRFGYCAELNVRFVQTARPGEAITATAELVNNARNKLFETRGELRNSQNAVLATATGKYLAIKTPTVTDMMADLIGNVEAIAGQTGAAANAV, from the coding sequence ATGCAACCATTGCCTTATACGCGTTCCTGTTTCGTCTGCGGTGAATCCAATCCCATCGGACTGCGGCTCAAGTTTGAAACCGACGGACGGATCGTGCGGACGTGTTTCGTCCCCAAACCGGAACATGTCGGTTTCAAACAGACGATTCACGGCGGCCTGCTGGCGACGCTGCTGGATGAAATCATGGCTTGGGCGTGCATCGCGCAAACCAAACGGTTCGGTTATTGCGCGGAGTTGAACGTCCGCTTTGTGCAGACGGCGAGGCCAGGCGAGGCAATTACCGCCACCGCTGAACTGGTCAACAACGCCCGGAATAAACTTTTTGAAACGCGGGGCGAACTGCGCAATTCACAAAACGCCGTCCTGGCGACGGCCACGGGAAAATATCTGGCGATCAAAACGCCAACGGTAACCGACATGATGGCGGACCTGATCGGGAACGTGGAAGCGATAGCCGGTCAAACGGGAGCTGCGGCGAATGCAGTGTAA
- a CDS encoding ABC transporter permease — MRYLATIKIAFRALRRNKMRTILTMLGIIIGVGAVIAMVGIGNGAKAQVQARIAALGQNVILIFSGSINRSGVFSGFGGAGTLTVEDALAIQNEVPGVAAVSPEVRSGGQLMAGNNNWSTQVMGEGVDYFNIRQWEFAEGTMFTEADVRAAAKVCVLGKTTAEKLFPGEEPVGQIMRIKNVPVRVVGVLHPKGVSMMGSDQDDTVIVPYTTCMKRLAGVTTLRAINVQATSTDQIADVQNGITELLRQRHRILPGRDDDFIIRNQQEISEAASATTETMTALLAGVAVISLIVGGIGIMNIMLVSVTERTREIGIRMAVGARGRDILSQFLIEAVTLSSIGGAIGISLGVSAPKIVKLLATLSSATGIKSDFLSSAAGWPTLVSADSIIIAFLFSAAVGIFFGFYPARKASKLDPIDALRYE; from the coding sequence ATGCGTTATCTGGCCACCATCAAAATTGCCTTTCGTGCGCTGCGGCGAAACAAAATGCGCACGATTCTGACGATGCTTGGCATCATCATCGGTGTGGGCGCGGTGATCGCCATGGTCGGCATCGGCAACGGTGCCAAGGCACAGGTGCAGGCCCGCATTGCCGCGCTGGGTCAGAATGTGATTTTGATTTTCTCCGGCAGCATCAATCGTAGCGGCGTTTTCAGCGGCTTCGGCGGTGCCGGCACGCTCACGGTCGAGGACGCACTGGCGATTCAGAACGAGGTGCCCGGTGTCGCCGCGGTCAGTCCGGAGGTGCGGAGCGGTGGCCAACTGATGGCTGGCAATAACAATTGGAGCACCCAGGTCATGGGCGAAGGCGTGGATTATTTCAACATCCGCCAATGGGAATTCGCTGAAGGCACGATGTTCACGGAAGCCGATGTGCGGGCGGCGGCCAAGGTGTGCGTGCTGGGCAAGACCACGGCGGAAAAGCTTTTCCCCGGCGAAGAACCGGTGGGTCAAATCATGCGCATCAAAAACGTGCCCGTGCGGGTTGTCGGTGTGCTCCATCCCAAGGGCGTTTCCATGATGGGTTCAGACCAGGACGACACAGTGATCGTGCCGTACACAACCTGCATGAAACGACTTGCCGGAGTCACCACCTTGCGCGCCATCAACGTGCAAGCTACGAGCACCGACCAGATTGCCGACGTGCAGAATGGTATCACCGAACTGCTCCGCCAACGGCACCGCATCCTGCCCGGACGCGACGACGATTTCATCATCCGCAACCAACAGGAGATTTCCGAAGCCGCCAGCGCCACCACCGAAACCATGACCGCGTTGCTCGCGGGTGTGGCGGTCATCTCGCTCATTGTCGGTGGCATCGGCATCATGAACATCATGCTGGTGAGCGTGACCGAGCGGACGCGCGAGATCGGCATCCGCATGGCCGTGGGTGCGCGTGGGCGCGACATCCTCTCGCAGTTTTTGATCGAAGCGGTAACGCTCAGTTCCATCGGGGGCGCAATCGGGATTTCTCTGGGCGTCAGCGCCCCGAAGATCGTGAAGTTGCTCGCGACGCTAAGTTCCGCGACTGGAATTAAGAGCGATTTTCTGTCTTCAGCCGCCGGCTGGCCCACGCTCGTTTCCGCCGATTCGATCATCATCGCCTTTCTTTTCAGCGCCGCCGTGGGAATCTTTTTTGGGTTTTATCCCGCGCGCAAAGCTTCAAAACTCGACCCAATTGATGCATTGCGGTATGAATGA
- a CDS encoding ApaG domain: protein MSGGDFLEPPGLRVTVDRVVYQPQVETPADRPHCFVYFISIHNDTDCSVTIKGRKWVVTNARGEVTAVEGAGVIGQFPTIDPGDKFSYNSFHLLDTPTAVAEGSYLGVDAVGRTVLTRIPRFKMMVPN from the coding sequence ATGAGTGGCGGTGATTTCCTCGAGCCTCCCGGTCTGCGCGTGACGGTGGATCGCGTCGTCTATCAGCCGCAGGTCGAAACCCCGGCAGACCGACCGCATTGTTTTGTCTATTTCATCAGCATCCACAACGACACGGACTGTTCCGTCACCATCAAAGGCCGCAAATGGGTTGTGACGAATGCGCGCGGGGAGGTCACCGCCGTGGAGGGCGCCGGTGTGATCGGCCAATTCCCCACCATCGATCCGGGCGACAAATTCAGCTACAACAGTTTTCACCTGTTGGACACGCCCACGGCGGTGGCCGAGGGCAGCTACCTGGGCGTGGACGCGGTCGGGCGCACGGTTCTGACGCGCATCCCGCGATTCAAGATGATGGTACCCAATTAG
- the thyA gene encoding thymidylate synthase, translating to MIQYLELLRHVLENGKLKPDRTGTGTYSLFGAQARFDLRNNFPVLTTKKLHLRSIIYELLWFLRGERNVRYLQENKVTIWDEWADKNGDLGPVYGKQWRHWVKTRSRPRRSPDPAGSQPTLFDLGESGAGASVTPIGPRLRKSRYGIDQIAKVIDEIKTNPDSRRLIVSAWNVADIDSMALPPCHALFQFYVSDGELSCQLYQRSADIFLGVPFNIASYALLTLMVAQVCGLKPGDFVHTFGDLHLYANHIEQAKLQLTREPRPLPQMELNPEVKNIDAFKFEDFELVGYDPHPTIRAPIAV from the coding sequence ATGATCCAATATCTCGAACTCTTGCGCCACGTGCTGGAAAACGGGAAACTCAAACCCGACCGCACCGGCACCGGCACCTATTCCCTGTTTGGAGCGCAAGCCCGGTTCGACTTGCGAAACAACTTTCCGGTTCTCACCACGAAGAAGCTGCATCTGCGCTCCATCATTTATGAATTATTGTGGTTTCTGCGCGGCGAGCGAAACGTGCGCTATTTGCAGGAAAACAAGGTGACCATTTGGGACGAGTGGGCCGATAAAAACGGTGACCTGGGACCGGTGTACGGCAAGCAATGGCGGCATTGGGTCAAGACCCGAAGCCGACCTCGCCGATCCCCGGACCCCGCCGGAAGTCAGCCGACGCTGTTCGACCTCGGTGAATCCGGTGCTGGCGCGAGCGTGACACCCATCGGACCACGGTTGCGGAAAAGCAGGTACGGCATCGACCAGATCGCCAAGGTCATTGACGAAATCAAAACGAATCCCGACAGCCGCCGGCTGATCGTCAGCGCCTGGAATGTGGCCGACATTGACAGCATGGCCCTGCCGCCATGTCATGCCTTGTTTCAGTTTTACGTGAGTGACGGCGAGTTGAGTTGCCAGCTTTATCAACGCAGCGCGGACATTTTCCTGGGTGTGCCATTTAACATCGCCAGCTACGCGTTGCTCACGCTGATGGTCGCGCAGGTTTGCGGATTGAAGCCCGGCGATTTCGTCCACACCTTCGGCGACCTGCACCTTTACGCAAATCACATCGAGCAGGCGAAGTTGCAACTCACGCGCGAGCCGCGTCCATTGCCGCAAATGGAATTGAATCCAGAGGTGAAGAATATCGACGCCTTCAAGTTCGAGGACTTTGAACTGGTCGGTTACGACCCGCACCCGACCATCAGAGCGCCGATTGCAGTGTAG
- a CDS encoding MBL fold metallo-hydrolase: protein MYLFEVNQRRLLLECGLFQGKRDETMERNRNFPFDPRQIDAVVLSHAHIDHAGNLPNLCKRGFEGSIYCTFATRDLASIMLMDSAEIQRADAEFVSQKRAKKKLPPVEPLYTPADAEKALRQFVAINYDRPLRVVDGVAVTFRDAGHILGAAQVVLDIEENHRKFRYLFSGDIGRGGDEILRDPQPVENVDYLQIESTYGGREHSPKADAKELVRRLVCETLEKDGKVIIPAFSVGRTQDIVYELNQLTEAGKIPKVPIFVDSPLSVNATEVYRLHPECFNEATAKFLREKANPFGMENLTYIREVAHSMKLNEMKEPAIIISASGMCEAGRIRHHLKNHIGQPENLILFIGYCAEHTLGAQILAGQNPVNIFGEPQVVRARIASIDAFSGHADKNELKRYVENLTGDIKKIVCIHGEESQCLAHAATLRAMKPKAEVIVPEYKQMVDL from the coding sequence ATGTACTTGTTTGAAGTGAATCAAAGACGCCTGCTGCTGGAGTGCGGCCTCTTCCAGGGCAAGCGCGACGAAACCATGGAACGCAATCGCAATTTCCCCTTCGATCCAAGGCAGATTGACGCCGTCGTGCTCAGCCATGCCCACATCGACCACGCGGGCAATCTGCCCAATCTCTGCAAGCGCGGTTTCGAGGGCAGTATTTACTGCACGTTCGCCACGCGCGACCTCGCGAGCATTATGCTCATGGATTCAGCCGAGATCCAACGTGCTGACGCGGAGTTTGTTTCCCAAAAACGTGCGAAGAAAAAACTTCCACCGGTCGAACCCCTTTACACGCCGGCGGACGCGGAGAAGGCGCTGCGCCAGTTCGTGGCCATCAACTACGACCGCCCGCTGCGCGTGGTGGACGGCGTGGCGGTCACGTTCCGCGATGCCGGCCACATTCTCGGCGCAGCGCAGGTGGTGCTGGACATCGAAGAAAACCACCGCAAGTTCCGTTACCTTTTCAGTGGCGACATCGGGCGTGGTGGCGATGAAATTCTGCGCGATCCGCAGCCAGTCGAGAATGTGGATTACTTGCAGATCGAAAGCACCTACGGCGGACGCGAACATTCACCCAAAGCCGACGCCAAAGAATTGGTTCGGCGACTCGTTTGTGAAACGCTGGAGAAAGATGGCAAGGTCATCATCCCGGCGTTTTCCGTCGGCCGCACGCAGGACATCGTTTATGAACTCAACCAGTTGACCGAAGCCGGAAAGATTCCCAAAGTGCCGATCTTCGTTGATAGCCCGCTCAGTGTGAACGCGACCGAAGTTTACCGTTTGCACCCGGAATGTTTCAACGAGGCAACGGCGAAATTCCTCCGCGAAAAAGCCAATCCTTTCGGCATGGAAAACCTCACTTACATTCGCGAAGTGGCGCATTCGATGAAGCTGAACGAGATGAAAGAACCCGCCATCATCATCAGCGCTTCGGGCATGTGCGAAGCTGGGCGCATCCGTCATCATCTGAAAAACCACATTGGCCAGCCGGAAAATCTCATTCTCTTCATCGGCTATTGCGCCGAACATACTTTGGGCGCGCAAATTCTGGCCGGCCAGAATCCTGTCAACATTTTCGGCGAACCGCAGGTTGTTCGCGCGCGGATTGCGTCCATCGACGCCTTTTCCGGCCACGCCGACAAAAATGAATTGAAACGTTACGTGGAAAACCTGACCGGCGACATCAAGAAGATCGTCTGCATCCACGGCGAGGAATCGCAATGTCTCGCCCACGCCGCAACACTGCGCGCGATGAAGCCCAAAGCGGAAGTCATCGTGCCCGAATACAAACAAATGGTGGACCTGTAG
- a CDS encoding dihydrofolate reductase, giving the protein MKSFKAIAAMSLNRVIGAGNKIPWHLPEDFRWFKQMTTGHVIVMGRKTFESIGKPLSNRTTIVLSRSQFACPGVQTIASLDELPSLVANRQVFICGGAQLYEQLLPRCSDLYLTLVKRTVEGDAFFPPFEDQFEKVVDILERPEFKITHYRNRDCSATLAPFEGERVG; this is encoded by the coding sequence GTGAAATCTTTCAAAGCCATCGCCGCCATGTCACTCAACCGCGTGATTGGAGCGGGCAACAAAATCCCGTGGCATTTGCCGGAGGATTTCAGGTGGTTCAAACAAATGACCACCGGCCACGTCATCGTGATGGGGCGGAAAACATTTGAATCCATTGGCAAGCCGCTATCCAATCGCACCACGATTGTGTTGAGCCGGTCGCAGTTCGCCTGTCCTGGTGTGCAGACTATTGCCAGTCTTGATGAGTTGCCGTCGTTGGTGGCCAACCGCCAGGTGTTCATCTGTGGTGGCGCGCAGCTTTACGAGCAGCTTCTGCCGCGTTGTTCCGATCTTTACCTCACGCTCGTCAAGCGAACCGTCGAAGGCGACGCGTTTTTTCCACCGTTTGAAGATCAGTTTGAGAAGGTGGTGGACATTCTGGAGCGACCGGAGTTCAAGATTACGCACTACCGGAATCGCGATTGCTCGGCCACCCTCGCCCCCTTCGAGGGGGAGAGGGTAGGGTGA
- a CDS encoding amidohydrolase translates to MPQSIRDFIAATGVVDVHEHHIPEILLNREVNLLQLFQQSYAGWTQARPYTLPSETRDSDPMLAAVGATTCEALAPFLENSGSNSLVRNLVRAVTELYGEGEPAITRDNWKALDDAVREHHRRPDWCKEVLRRAGIERLITDPYTDPVLDAHQALGNNYNSVMRINSFACGWHPESRDHNGNSAHALLKRLGLKPASFDDYVAALEQLVDGMASRHQVALKNALAYDRDVAFDEPDEKLARRAWGKTSPSPSERKAFGDFVVDRLCRLAGGRDIPMQMHLGTAIIRGSHPLKAAGLIERHPRTRFLLMHLAYPWSSDLLGMAFVYRNIWLDLTWSFLLSPSHFKPALHEAIETLPDESRLMFGGDNWHVEETYGTIKLARQLIGEVLEEKLAAGYFRREDAERLAARILRENAIRFFKLS, encoded by the coding sequence ATGCCACAGTCCATTCGAGATTTCATTGCCGCCACCGGCGTTGTAGATGTCCACGAGCATCACATTCCTGAAATCCTGCTCAATCGCGAGGTCAACCTCCTGCAATTGTTCCAGCAAAGCTACGCCGGTTGGACGCAGGCACGACCTTACACGCTACCTTCGGAAACCCGCGACAGCGATCCCATGCTCGCCGCCGTCGGCGCGACGACCTGTGAAGCGCTGGCACCGTTCCTGGAGAACAGCGGGTCCAATTCACTTGTGCGTAATCTCGTCCGCGCCGTGACGGAGCTTTACGGTGAAGGCGAACCCGCGATCACGCGAGATAACTGGAAAGCGCTCGACGACGCCGTGCGCGAGCATCATCGCCGCCCCGACTGGTGCAAGGAAGTATTGCGGCGCGCAGGCATCGAGCGACTGATTACCGATCCCTACACTGATCCAGTGCTCGACGCGCATCAGGCTTTGGGCAACAACTACAACTCGGTCATGCGAATCAACAGCTTCGCCTGCGGCTGGCATCCCGAATCGCGCGATCACAACGGCAACAGCGCGCACGCCCTTCTCAAGCGGCTTGGATTGAAACCCGCTTCTTTCGACGATTACGTCGCCGCGCTCGAACAACTCGTGGACGGCATGGCGTCGCGCCACCAGGTCGCTTTGAAAAATGCGCTGGCCTACGACCGTGACGTGGCTTTCGACGAACCGGACGAAAAACTTGCACGACGGGCTTGGGGCAAAACTTCGCCGTCTCCGTCCGAGCGAAAAGCGTTTGGTGATTTCGTCGTTGATCGGCTCTGCCGATTGGCGGGCGGGCGCGACATTCCGATGCAAATGCATCTGGGCACCGCCATCATTCGCGGCTCACACCCGTTGAAAGCCGCCGGTCTGATCGAGCGTCATCCGCGCACGCGATTTCTCCTGATGCACCTCGCGTATCCGTGGAGTAGCGACCTGTTGGGGATGGCCTTCGTCTATCGCAACATCTGGCTGGACCTGACGTGGTCGTTTCTGCTCAGTCCGTCGCACTTCAAACCCGCGCTGCACGAGGCCATCGAAACCCTGCCGGACGAATCGCGCCTGATGTTCGGCGGCGACAACTGGCATGTCGAGGAAACCTACGGCACGATCAAGCTGGCGCGGCAGTTGATTGGTGAAGTGTTGGAAGAGAAACTTGCCGCTGGTTATTTCCGTCGTGAAGACGCGGAACGCTTGGCTGCAAGGATTCTGCGCGAGAACGCCATCCGCTTCTTCAAGTTGTCGTAG
- a CDS encoding TlpA family protein disulfide reductase gives MKTTLSTPCRPSFRLLTLLCFAAMSCLMSVNQSLIAAETQLDDADKAWQAVEQASRPPTPPAEWRTTRPSQEEIMKFRESQGKLAGEAADKAKDFYTRFPKHDKADDARKKEYELTAFAVQLGNTNRFARLEVLQNERLKDPKLGDDERFELRTQMLQMAAMRKQSEGEAAMMAEFEKGVRVLQKDFPKRDEVYGMLLEVASSSEGDKARQIAQEIVNGAAPTEIKDEARKLLKKMEAVGKPLPISFTAVDGRKVDLTQMPGKVVLVDFWATWCGPCVAELPNVKAAYDKLHPKGFEIVGISFDQEKEKLVKFVAEKKMAWPQYFDGKGWENAFGKEYGISSIPAMWLVDKKGNLRDVNGRDGLAAKVEKLLAE, from the coding sequence ATGAAAACAACTTTGTCCACCCCGTGTCGTCCTTCGTTCCGCTTGCTGACGCTGTTGTGCTTTGCGGCCATGAGTTGTTTGATGTCCGTCAATCAATCGCTCATCGCCGCCGAAACCCAACTCGATGACGCCGACAAGGCGTGGCAGGCCGTCGAGCAAGCGAGCCGTCCGCCGACGCCGCCGGCGGAATGGCGGACCACGCGGCCTTCGCAAGAGGAGATCATGAAATTCCGCGAGAGCCAGGGTAAACTGGCGGGTGAGGCGGCGGACAAGGCGAAGGATTTTTACACGCGCTTTCCGAAACACGACAAGGCCGATGATGCGCGCAAGAAGGAATACGAGCTGACCGCCTTTGCTGTGCAACTGGGCAACACGAATCGGTTCGCCCGTCTCGAGGTCCTACAAAACGAGCGGCTGAAAGATCCGAAGCTTGGCGACGATGAGCGCTTCGAATTGCGCACTCAGATGCTTCAGATGGCCGCCATGCGGAAGCAATCCGAAGGTGAAGCGGCCATGATGGCCGAATTTGAGAAGGGCGTGCGCGTGTTGCAAAAGGATTTTCCCAAGCGCGATGAAGTTTACGGCATGTTGCTCGAAGTCGCCTCCAGCAGCGAAGGTGACAAAGCGCGACAGATCGCCCAGGAAATCGTCAACGGCGCCGCCCCGACCGAGATCAAGGATGAAGCCAGAAAGTTGCTCAAGAAGATGGAGGCAGTGGGGAAACCCTTGCCGATCAGCTTCACGGCAGTGGACGGACGGAAAGTGGATCTGACCCAGATGCCGGGCAAGGTGGTGCTGGTGGATTTTTGGGCGACCTGGTGCGGCCCGTGTGTGGCCGAACTGCCGAATGTGAAGGCGGCCTACGATAAACTGCACCCGAAGGGGTTTGAAATCGTTGGCATCAGCTTCGATCAGGAAAAGGAAAAGCTCGTGAAGTTTGTGGCGGAGAAAAAGATGGCCTGGCCACAGTATTTCGACGGCAAAGGTTGGGAGAATGCGTTTGGCAAGGAGTACGGCATCAGCAGCATTCCCGCCATGTGGCTGGTGGATAAGAAGGGCAATCTGCGCGATGTGAACGGTCGCGACGGTCTGGCCGCGAAGGTTGAAAAGCTATTGGCAGAATGA
- a CDS encoding formylglycine-generating enzyme family protein yields the protein MKTKLLAFLALALFAGMNWVAAQGTRFFRISGPAATTIIAFNPDGTLVWSNALAGTNYTVQTVASLPGGTNWVDYVQIPTTNGVNTNLLIDFNPPAGMALIPAGVFTIGDTLDGLGTAIPTNVTVSAFYMDLNLVGYSQWQSVYDWATNAGYGFTNAGAGKAMDHPVHTVDWYDMVKWCNARSQQEGLNPVYYTDTNLTQVYTNGEVTPYVNWTNRGYRLPTEAEWEKAARGGLRGKRFPWGNIISESLANYYGDSATYFYDSGPDGYNSIGSIGGTSPATSPVGSFAPNGYGLYDMAGNVFERCWDSYRTPPYPIGSPYLGGSDPRGPATGGDRVLRGGNWGSRAYYLRCAVRNFNTTHYAYYNTGFRCVRGL from the coding sequence ATGAAAACTAAACTGCTCGCCTTCTTGGCGCTGGCATTGTTTGCCGGCATGAACTGGGTGGCTGCCCAAGGGACGCGGTTTTTCCGAATTTCCGGCCCGGCGGCAACTACCATCATTGCGTTCAACCCGGATGGCACGCTGGTCTGGAGCAACGCGCTGGCGGGCACGAACTATACCGTCCAGACCGTAGCCTCGCTGCCCGGCGGCACCAATTGGGTGGACTATGTCCAGATTCCCACCACCAATGGCGTCAACACCAACCTGCTCATTGATTTCAACCCGCCCGCCGGCATGGCGCTCATTCCGGCAGGCGTGTTCACGATCGGGGACACTCTGGATGGCTTGGGCACCGCCATCCCCACGAACGTAACAGTATCCGCGTTTTACATGGACTTAAACCTGGTGGGCTACAGTCAATGGCAGTCGGTTTATGATTGGGCCACGAACGCCGGATATGGTTTCACCAATGCCGGTGCTGGCAAGGCGATGGACCATCCAGTGCACACAGTGGATTGGTATGACATGGTGAAATGGTGCAATGCGCGGTCGCAGCAAGAGGGTTTGAATCCGGTGTATTACACGGATACGAACTTGACGCAGGTTTATACCAATGGGGAAGTGACGCCTTATGTGAATTGGACGAACAGAGGTTATCGTTTGCCGACGGAAGCGGAGTGGGAGAAGGCGGCACGGGGCGGGTTGAGGGGGAAACGGTTCCCGTGGGGCAATATCATCAGTGAAAGTTTGGCCAACTACTACGGCGACTCGGCTACCTATTTCTACGATTCGGGACCGGACGGCTACAACTCCATTGGGAGTATCGGGGGGACCTCACCCGCCACGAGTCCGGTGGGATCATTTGCGCCGAACGGTTATGGACTTTACGATATGGCTGGGAATGTATTTGAGCGGTGCTGGGATTCGTATAGGACGCCGCCATATCCGATAGGTAGCCCGTATTTGGGAGGCAGTGACCCACGCGGACCGGCAACGGGGGGCGACCGTGTTTTGCGCGGCGGCAATTGGGGCAGCCGCGCCTACTACTTGCGTTGCGCCGTTCGCAACTTCAACACCACACACTACGCCTACTACAACACTGGCTTTCGTTGTGTGAGGGGGCTTTAG
- a CDS encoding sulfite exporter TauE/SafE family protein has translation MNYLMAGIIGLVSGVASGLFGVGGGIVMVPAMIFFMTMDIKRAVGTSLAVIIPTALMGSFKHYQQGNLDWRVALSLAPMAILGGYAGAWLTTQISSANLKRGFGGFLVLVGCRLLFFK, from the coding sequence ATGAATTATTTGATGGCCGGGATCATCGGGCTGGTCAGCGGTGTGGCCAGCGGTTTGTTCGGCGTAGGCGGCGGCATCGTCATGGTGCCGGCGATGATCTTCTTCATGACGATGGACATCAAACGCGCGGTGGGCACTTCGCTGGCCGTCATCATTCCCACTGCGCTGATGGGCTCGTTCAAGCACTACCAGCAGGGGAATCTGGATTGGCGCGTGGCGTTGTCGCTTGCTCCGATGGCCATCCTCGGCGGTTACGCTGGCGCGTGGCTCACGACGCAAATCTCTTCGGCCAATCTCAAGCGCGGCTTCGGCGGATTCCTGGTTTTGGTCGGATGCCGTCTGTTGTTTTTCAAATAA
- a CDS encoding TolC family protein, with protein MQIKQSSRPMRIIHYFAIASLGLAVTVGAQSTNETLRPMSLQECVLQAVQHNLDVQIKRFSPDISRYTLAASYGGYDPFATFSGEHDYSLSPGGLDPQGRPFAGNEIDTDRFSTGLQGLLPWGLTYNVGGTLSDQYGTRPSTAIDPSKQTVVTNSFFDINSSNTVSFLSTNFGTMPTRDPFETTSGNAGLLQLRQPLLKNFWIDSTRLQIFLNKRNVQLSELDLRFQIMNTVTAVEQAYYDLIFALENVKVQEKALELAERLAAENKKRVEVGALAPLDEKQSESQVASSRADLLAALGNRDTQQRVLKNLLSDDYSKWEDVVVQPKETLLAMPQSFNKQDSWKKGLSLRPDVLQAKISVEKQGYVVRFQRNQMYPQLDLIGSYGFAASSQEFSGAFDQFRRRDNPFYSYGAAMTIPLGNTSARNNYKAAKATKEQIALELKQMEQNVLIGIENAIAVAKTSFERVAATREARTYAEAALDAEQKKLENGKSTSFLVLQAQRDLTARSSEEIRALADYNKALAQLALGEGTTLERNKLSVEIK; from the coding sequence ATGCAAATCAAGCAATCTTCGCGGCCAATGCGTATCATTCATTACTTTGCCATTGCGTCCCTCGGTCTGGCCGTCACAGTTGGCGCGCAATCAACCAACGAGACGCTCCGTCCAATGTCGCTCCAGGAATGTGTCCTGCAGGCGGTGCAACACAATCTGGACGTGCAGATCAAACGCTTCAGCCCGGACATCTCTCGTTACACACTGGCCGCGTCGTATGGCGGTTATGATCCTTTTGCCACTTTCTCGGGCGAGCATGATTATAGCTTGTCACCCGGAGGACTCGATCCGCAAGGACGGCCTTTTGCCGGTAACGAAATTGACACTGACCGTTTCAGCACTGGACTTCAGGGGTTGCTTCCGTGGGGACTGACTTACAACGTGGGCGGAACGCTGTCAGACCAATACGGAACACGACCGAGCACTGCAATCGATCCGAGCAAACAAACAGTCGTTACGAACAGCTTCTTTGACATCAATTCCAGTAACACCGTCAGTTTTCTCAGCACGAACTTCGGCACGATGCCGACCCGCGACCCGTTTGAGACCACGTCCGGCAATGCCGGCCTTCTCCAACTGCGACAGCCGCTCTTGAAAAATTTCTGGATCGATTCCACCCGATTGCAGATTTTCCTCAACAAGCGAAACGTCCAGCTTTCCGAACTGGATCTCCGGTTTCAAATCATGAACACCGTCACCGCGGTGGAACAAGCCTACTACGATCTCATCTTTGCCCTGGAAAACGTCAAGGTGCAGGAAAAGGCGCTCGAACTGGCGGAACGGCTGGCGGCGGAAAACAAGAAGCGGGTCGAAGTCGGCGCGCTGGCGCCGCTCGATGAAAAACAATCGGAATCCCAGGTGGCCTCCAGCCGGGCGGATTTGCTGGCCGCATTGGGCAACCGGGACACGCAACAAAGAGTGTTGAAGAATCTGTTGAGTGATGATTATTCAAAATGGGAGGACGTGGTCGTGCAACCCAAAGAAACTCTGCTGGCCATGCCTCAATCTTTCAACAAACAGGATAGCTGGAAGAAAGGTTTGAGCCTGCGTCCGGACGTGCTGCAGGCGAAGATCAGCGTGGAAAAACAGGGCTACGTTGTTCGCTTCCAACGAAACCAAATGTATCCGCAGTTGGACCTGATTGGCAGTTATGGCTTCGCGGCGTCCAGTCAGGAGTTCAGCGGCGCGTTCGATCAATTTCGTCGCCGGGACAATCCCTTCTATTCTTACGGTGCGGCGATGACCATTCCGTTGGGCAACACGAGCGCGCGCAACAATTACAAGGCGGCCAAAGCCACCAAGGAGCAGATTGCGTTGGAGCTAAAACAAATGGAGCAAAACGTTCTGATTGGCATCGAGAATGCCATCGCGGTGGCCAAGACCAGCTTTGAACGTGTGGCTGCCACGCGCGAGGCGCGCACTTACGCCGAGGCGGCGCTCGATGCCGAACAAAAGAAATTGGAGAACGGCAAGAGCACCAGTTTTCTCGTGTTGCAGGCGCAACGCGACCTGACCGCGCGCAGTTCCGAAGAAATCCGCGCGCTGGCCGACTACAACAAGGCGCTCGCTCAACTCGCCCTCGGTGAAGGCACCACGCTGGAAAGAAACAAATTGAGCGTGGAGATCAAGTAG